One part of the Arthrobacter sp. EM1 genome encodes these proteins:
- a CDS encoding DNA polymerase III subunit gamma and tau produces MTVTTALYRRYRPDSFADVIGQEHVTEPLMTALRKNRVNHAYLFSGPRGCGKTTSARILARCLNCAEGPTDTPCGKCPSCVELARGGSGSLDVIEIDAASHGGVDDARDLRERATYAPVRDRYKIFIIDEAHMVTSAGFNALLKIVEEPPEHIKFIFATTEPDKVIGTIRSRTHHYPFRLVPPEPLMAYLELLCRQEDVPVAPGVLSLVIRAGGGSVRDSLSVLDQLMAGAGPDGLDYELAVALLGYTHATLLDDVVEAVAASDAATVFRAVDRVIQTGHDPRRFVEDLLERFRDLIIVQALPESAQSILRGVPADQIARLQNQAHNLGAAELSRAADVSNTALTEMTGATSPRLHLELLCARILLPSSEQTERGIAARIDRVERRLNYAGNDVGAPLAAPAVTAAQAPDATAAAAAPAAAAPAPAVPVPAAATPPAAAVQAARLPDAEPARETLTPPRVSTRDWPVTEPAAVNPAASGPAPAREAAPPVPAVAAPSAVAQIRPAPSAASTAPAAANGTGSGADVEVLRRAWPEILQTLSKIKRSTWALVEPNAQVGHFEDHVLTLAFNTAGLAGAFGRADHSENLRQAIHKTIGIECQITAVASGSNSAASSEPNPKAPASRDVPATPTDAGWSLPTAAAEQSAAHQDAPATALPPGPAPAEDAPAAAPAPAASASASASAPTPSHAPTETTPEEPRTAVPAASAANEHPGPVQDPAGSYAYPDDDWGPPRDEDAPPLDEEPPMDWDPSAPAASAAPQPAASAVRNRPAAPARAGAAAKTTPTAVPPVEAPAPADDPWGRALEEAPGVWTVGTDSNVGGYRREETVAATPTPEPDPPQYEPAAAQVPQYAAAVSASASYQPVASSNGWGDSAELVPAVAASEPASTSGEPVALHATPVMAPADLATPPSAGRQSLYQRLSNSPEAEAGRAKAPARAAAAVNTYVQDVPSADDETIEESGVFGRAAVERILGGKLVEERSLDGSALPPRF; encoded by the coding sequence GTGACTGTTACTACCGCCCTTTACCGTAGATACCGCCCTGATTCGTTCGCGGACGTTATCGGGCAGGAACACGTAACCGAGCCGCTGATGACCGCTCTGCGCAAGAATCGCGTGAACCACGCCTACCTCTTTTCGGGCCCCCGCGGCTGCGGAAAAACGACTTCCGCCCGCATCCTGGCCCGTTGCCTGAACTGCGCCGAGGGCCCCACGGATACCCCTTGCGGCAAGTGCCCGAGCTGCGTCGAACTGGCCCGGGGCGGCTCCGGGTCCCTCGACGTCATCGAGATCGACGCCGCCAGCCACGGCGGTGTCGACGACGCCCGCGACCTGCGCGAACGGGCAACCTACGCTCCCGTCCGCGACCGCTACAAGATCTTTATCATCGACGAAGCCCACATGGTCACCTCAGCCGGCTTCAACGCCCTGCTCAAGATCGTCGAAGAGCCGCCGGAACACATCAAATTCATTTTTGCCACCACGGAGCCGGACAAGGTCATCGGCACCATCCGTTCCCGTACACACCACTACCCGTTCCGCCTCGTGCCGCCCGAGCCGCTGATGGCGTACCTGGAGCTGCTCTGCAGGCAGGAAGATGTCCCCGTGGCGCCGGGCGTGCTTTCGCTCGTTATCCGCGCCGGCGGAGGTTCCGTGCGGGACTCGCTCTCCGTCCTGGACCAGCTTATGGCCGGCGCCGGACCGGACGGCCTGGACTACGAGCTCGCCGTTGCCCTGCTGGGCTACACCCATGCGACGCTGCTCGACGACGTTGTGGAGGCCGTCGCGGCCTCCGACGCCGCCACCGTGTTCCGCGCAGTGGACCGGGTCATCCAAACCGGACATGACCCGCGCCGGTTCGTGGAGGACCTGCTCGAACGCTTCCGCGACCTCATCATCGTCCAAGCCTTGCCGGAGAGCGCCCAGTCAATTCTCCGCGGCGTTCCCGCCGACCAAATCGCGCGTCTGCAGAACCAGGCACACAACCTGGGCGCGGCAGAGCTGTCCCGGGCAGCGGACGTCTCCAACACCGCTCTGACCGAGATGACCGGTGCGACGTCGCCGCGGCTGCACCTGGAATTACTCTGCGCCCGGATCCTGCTGCCGTCTTCGGAGCAGACAGAGCGCGGCATTGCCGCCCGAATCGACCGGGTGGAACGCCGCCTGAATTATGCCGGAAACGACGTCGGGGCCCCCCTTGCCGCCCCAGCGGTCACGGCCGCCCAGGCCCCGGACGCTACCGCAGCGGCGGCTGCCCCCGCGGCGGCGGCTCCGGCGCCTGCCGTTCCGGTGCCTGCAGCCGCCACTCCGCCGGCCGCCGCCGTTCAAGCGGCCCGGCTGCCCGACGCTGAACCGGCCAGGGAAACTCTCACTCCGCCGCGTGTCAGCACCCGGGACTGGCCCGTCACTGAGCCGGCGGCGGTCAACCCGGCGGCCTCCGGACCGGCGCCGGCGCGCGAGGCAGCTCCGCCGGTGCCGGCGGTCGCTGCCCCGTCCGCTGTGGCCCAAATCCGGCCCGCCCCCTCCGCCGCGTCAACAGCTCCCGCTGCTGCTAATGGCACCGGATCCGGGGCCGATGTCGAAGTCCTCCGCCGCGCATGGCCCGAGATCCTGCAGACCCTCAGCAAGATCAAGCGGAGCACCTGGGCCCTCGTCGAACCAAATGCCCAAGTGGGGCACTTCGAAGACCATGTACTGACGCTCGCCTTTAATACCGCGGGCCTGGCGGGCGCGTTCGGGCGGGCAGATCACTCGGAGAATCTGCGGCAGGCGATCCACAAGACGATTGGCATCGAATGCCAGATCACTGCCGTGGCCAGTGGAAGCAACAGCGCAGCGAGCTCTGAGCCAAACCCAAAAGCACCCGCTAGCCGGGACGTCCCGGCCACGCCCACCGACGCTGGCTGGAGCCTGCCCACGGCCGCGGCGGAGCAAAGTGCTGCGCACCAGGACGCCCCGGCCACCGCGCTGCCACCAGGGCCTGCGCCGGCCGAAGATGCTCCAGCGGCGGCCCCGGCACCCGCTGCCTCTGCCTCTGCCTCTGCCTCTGCGCCTACGCCGTCGCACGCTCCGACAGAAACCACGCCGGAGGAACCCCGGACCGCCGTTCCGGCAGCTTCGGCAGCGAACGAACACCCGGGACCGGTCCAGGACCCGGCCGGCTCCTACGCCTATCCCGACGACGATTGGGGACCGCCGCGGGACGAAGACGCTCCGCCGCTGGACGAGGAACCGCCGATGGACTGGGACCCTTCGGCCCCAGCTGCCAGCGCCGCCCCGCAACCGGCAGCCTCAGCTGTACGCAACAGGCCCGCCGCACCCGCCCGCGCCGGGGCTGCCGCCAAAACAACCCCGACCGCCGTTCCGCCGGTCGAAGCGCCAGCCCCTGCCGACGACCCCTGGGGCCGTGCCCTCGAGGAAGCCCCCGGCGTCTGGACCGTCGGCACCGACTCCAACGTCGGAGGCTACCGGCGCGAGGAAACCGTCGCTGCCACCCCAACGCCCGAGCCCGATCCACCGCAGTATGAACCAGCAGCGGCACAGGTCCCGCAGTACGCCGCGGCAGTGTCGGCTTCCGCGTCCTACCAGCCCGTTGCCTCTTCGAACGGGTGGGGAGATTCCGCGGAGCTGGTGCCGGCCGTCGCTGCCTCCGAGCCAGCGTCAACCAGCGGCGAGCCCGTTGCCCTGCACGCCACGCCGGTGATGGCGCCCGCGGACCTGGCAACCCCACCATCCGCTGGCAGGCAAAGCCTGTACCAGCGCCTCTCCAACAGCCCTGAGGCCGAAGCGGGCCGCGCCAAGGCCCCGGCCCGCGCCGCAGCCGCGGTCAACACCTATGTCCAGGACGTACCCAGCGCCGACGACGAGACTATCGAAGAATCAGGCGTCTTCGGACGGGCCGCCGTGGAACGCATCCTGGGCGGAAAACTCGTGGAAGAACGGTCCTTGGACGGCAGCGCACTGCCGCCGCGGTTCTAG
- a CDS encoding aspartate kinase, giving the protein MSLPTTEVHSGPQPLTLPVTAAPTRHLVVKKFGGSSVADAAGIKRVAKRIVDAQNAGDEVVVVVSAMGDTTDELLDLAAQVTDAAPAREMDMLLSAGERISMALLAMAINKFGASAQSFTGSQAGMITDGIHGKARIIDVDPHRIRTALDKGHIAIVAGFQGMSRTTNEVTTLGRGGSDTTAVALAAALDADVCEIFTDVDGIYTADPRVVPSARKIDRISSEEMLELAASGAKILHLRCVEYARRFGMPLHVRSSFSQNEGTWVLPGADDKIPTQEGVALEQPIISGVAHDRSEAKVTVVGVPDIPGKAAAIFQVIADAHSNIDMIVQNVSTHGTGRTDISFTLPIVEGADALAALHAAQDRIGFESIEYNEKIGKLSLIGAGMRSHPGVSARFFAALSEASININMISTSEIRISVVTHADLLDDAVRAIHKAFDLDSEDEATVYGGTGR; this is encoded by the coding sequence ATGAGTTTGCCCACTACCGAAGTCCACTCCGGACCGCAGCCGCTAACGCTGCCCGTCACGGCCGCCCCCACCAGGCACCTGGTGGTCAAGAAATTCGGCGGTTCCTCAGTAGCGGATGCTGCGGGGATAAAGCGGGTGGCCAAGCGGATCGTCGACGCCCAGAACGCCGGTGACGAAGTCGTTGTGGTCGTCTCGGCCATGGGCGACACCACCGATGAACTACTGGACTTGGCCGCACAGGTCACCGATGCGGCGCCGGCCCGGGAAATGGACATGCTGCTCTCAGCCGGTGAACGCATCTCGATGGCCCTGCTCGCCATGGCCATCAACAAGTTCGGCGCTTCGGCACAGTCCTTCACCGGCTCCCAGGCCGGCATGATCACCGACGGCATCCACGGCAAAGCCCGGATCATCGACGTCGACCCGCACCGCATCCGCACCGCCCTGGACAAGGGACACATTGCGATCGTCGCAGGCTTCCAGGGCATGAGCCGCACCACCAACGAGGTCACAACGCTGGGCCGCGGCGGTTCGGACACCACAGCGGTGGCGCTGGCCGCCGCCCTCGATGCCGACGTGTGCGAGATCTTCACCGACGTCGACGGGATCTACACCGCAGATCCCAGAGTTGTACCGTCCGCGCGCAAGATCGACCGGATCTCCAGCGAGGAGATGCTCGAACTGGCGGCGTCCGGCGCCAAGATCCTGCACTTGCGCTGCGTCGAGTATGCGCGCCGTTTCGGTATGCCGCTGCATGTAAGATCCTCCTTTAGCCAGAACGAAGGCACCTGGGTCCTACCCGGCGCCGACGACAAGATCCCAACCCAAGAAGGAGTTGCCTTGGAGCAGCCAATCATCTCCGGTGTTGCCCACGACCGTTCCGAAGCCAAGGTCACGGTCGTCGGGGTTCCTGATATTCCCGGCAAGGCCGCGGCGATCTTCCAGGTCATCGCCGATGCGCACTCGAACATTGACATGATTGTCCAGAACGTATCCACGCACGGCACCGGCCGGACCGATATTTCCTTCACCCTGCCGATCGTCGAGGGCGCCGACGCCCTGGCCGCCCTGCACGCCGCGCAGGACCGGATCGGCTTCGAAAGCATCGAATACAACGAAAAGATCGGAAAGCTGTCGCTGATCGGCGCCGGCATGCGGTCCCATCCCGGTGTCTCTGCGCGGTTCTTCGCGGCGCTTTCGGAGGCCAGCATCAACATCAACATGATCTCCACCTCGGAGATCAGGATTTCCGTCGTCACGCACGCTGATCTGCTCGACGACGCCGTTCGCGCCATTCACAAGGCTTTTGACCTGGACAGCGAGGACGAGGCAACGGTCTACGGCGGTACCGGCCGCTGA
- a CDS encoding MarR family transcriptional regulator — protein MTESTGEARDDLLLEHQLCFALTVASRSVVGAYKPVLDQLGLTHPQYLVMLCLWESSPRSVRDISAAIAQEPATISPLLRRLESAGFITRQRVPGNERTLAVGLTPRGAALRQQATAVPGTMMDRLGMTREQVSHLHSAMMGLIAATKTPVELPPRR, from the coding sequence ATGACGGAATCGACCGGGGAAGCCCGGGACGACCTCCTGCTCGAGCACCAGCTCTGCTTCGCTCTTACGGTGGCCTCCCGGAGCGTCGTCGGCGCCTACAAGCCGGTGTTGGACCAGCTCGGCCTGACCCACCCGCAATACCTTGTGATGCTTTGCCTCTGGGAATCCAGCCCCCGCTCCGTACGAGACATCAGCGCTGCCATCGCCCAGGAACCGGCAACGATTTCGCCCCTGCTCCGCCGCCTGGAGTCGGCCGGATTCATCACCCGCCAGCGCGTGCCCGGCAACGAACGGACCCTTGCCGTGGGCCTGACGCCGCGGGGTGCGGCGTTGCGGCAGCAAGCGACAGCCGTGCCCGGCACCATGATGGATCGGCTGGGCATGACCCGTGAACAGGTCAGCCATCTGCACAGCGCCATGATGGGCCTGATTGCTGCCACAAAGACCCCCGTCGAGCTGCCGCCGCGGCGGTAG
- a CDS encoding SSI family serine proteinase inhibitor: protein MRKQLSQAAFVLMAVAGLAACSPGTTPTPSTTATAPTDGTSTAPTGTPSPDAETKTPAPAPSAASATPGPGLGNAELAISVKPSASGTPANFTLVCVDGVPSAESQHPNAAAACTALKNDAALLSPQPRPKDQACTQQYGGPQEATVTGVVDGRPVETTFSLRDGCEISAWNAAKDVLGSTGGAV, encoded by the coding sequence ATGCGCAAGCAACTGAGCCAGGCGGCGTTCGTTCTGATGGCAGTGGCCGGACTCGCCGCCTGCTCGCCAGGAACAACACCGACGCCGTCGACCACCGCCACCGCCCCGACGGACGGGACCAGCACTGCCCCGACAGGCACACCCTCGCCCGATGCCGAAACAAAAACGCCGGCACCTGCGCCGTCCGCCGCCTCCGCGACCCCGGGGCCGGGACTGGGCAACGCCGAACTCGCCATCAGCGTCAAACCGTCCGCGTCCGGCACACCCGCAAACTTCACACTGGTCTGCGTGGACGGAGTTCCCTCCGCCGAGAGCCAGCACCCCAACGCTGCCGCAGCCTGCACCGCCCTGAAGAACGACGCAGCGCTCCTGAGCCCGCAGCCCCGGCCAAAAGACCAGGCCTGCACCCAGCAGTACGGCGGCCCGCAGGAGGCCACGGTCACGGGCGTCGTGGACGGACGTCCGGTCGAAACAACGTTCAGTCTGCGCGACGGCTGCGAGATCTCCGCCTGGAACGCCGCCAAGGACGTCCTGGGCTCCACCGGCGGAGCTGTCTAA
- a CDS encoding 3-methyladenine DNA glycosylase: MSKLQGLSTDHWLPRQAAHHARVRRYADPYLARRSAGKKHPVEDFLFTYYTQKPGQLLRWHPGAGVVLSGPAAAERTGWKYYRAADDGELAAAGLPPGTAAATVDVEAFVRDRREALVFAGIILAGTAARPAQFGCFGLHEWAMVYRQDKFELRHEYLQLRLGSERTDEVVEQNRIRCSHFDAFRFYTPDAVPLNSLAPSRENQRSMEQPGCLHANMDLYKWAYKLAPLLPSELVMDCFELSWRIRAMDMQASPYDLDEWGYPAILIETPEGKAAYIEYQRAFSTEAQDLRERLLRELAPLLRSIRSGPDIERTKGQ; this comes from the coding sequence CTGTCTAAACTGCAGGGACTTTCCACAGATCACTGGCTGCCCCGCCAAGCTGCCCACCACGCGCGTGTCCGCCGCTACGCGGACCCTTACCTCGCCCGGCGTTCGGCGGGCAAGAAGCACCCGGTAGAGGACTTTCTCTTCACCTACTACACCCAGAAACCCGGGCAGTTGCTGCGCTGGCACCCCGGCGCCGGCGTCGTACTGTCAGGGCCCGCCGCGGCCGAGCGGACCGGCTGGAAGTACTACCGCGCGGCCGACGACGGCGAACTCGCCGCCGCGGGGCTGCCGCCGGGCACCGCGGCTGCCACTGTCGACGTCGAAGCCTTCGTCCGGGACCGTCGGGAGGCCCTGGTATTCGCCGGGATTATCCTGGCCGGGACTGCGGCGCGCCCGGCCCAATTCGGCTGCTTTGGGCTGCACGAATGGGCCATGGTCTACCGGCAGGATAAGTTCGAGCTTCGGCACGAATACCTCCAGCTGCGGCTAGGCTCCGAACGGACCGACGAAGTGGTGGAGCAAAACCGGATCCGCTGCTCCCACTTCGACGCCTTCCGTTTCTACACACCGGACGCGGTTCCGCTCAACAGCCTGGCGCCAAGCCGGGAAAACCAGCGGTCCATGGAACAGCCCGGTTGCCTGCACGCCAACATGGACCTCTATAAGTGGGCCTACAAGCTTGCCCCGCTGCTGCCGAGTGAGCTGGTGATGGACTGTTTCGAGCTCTCCTGGCGGATCCGGGCCATGGACATGCAGGCATCCCCCTATGACCTGGACGAGTGGGGCTATCCCGCCATCCTGATCGAAACACCCGAGGGCAAAGCCGCCTATATCGAATACCAGCGGGCTTTTTCGACCGAAGCGCAAGACCTGCGGGAGCGGTTGCTGCGGGAGCTTGCTCCCCTGCTGCGGTCGATACGGTCCGGCCCTGACATCGAACGTACAAAAGGACAGTAA
- a CDS encoding glutathione peroxidase, whose product MTDLHSIPLTLIDGTSTDFGRFKGEVVLVVNVASQCGFTPQYAGLEALHNKFRDQGFQVLGVPCNQFAGQEPAADSEIAEFCERNFGVTFPLSTKADVRGKNQHPLYAELTKFKNGFLPGLVKWNFEKFLVNREGAVVSRFAPTVGPDSPEVLEAVRSALS is encoded by the coding sequence ATGACCGATCTCCACAGCATTCCGCTCACCCTTATCGACGGCACCAGCACCGACTTTGGCCGGTTCAAGGGGGAGGTGGTGCTGGTGGTCAACGTGGCGTCGCAGTGCGGTTTCACCCCGCAGTACGCCGGGCTTGAGGCGCTTCACAATAAGTTCCGGGATCAGGGCTTTCAGGTACTCGGGGTGCCCTGCAACCAGTTTGCCGGCCAGGAACCCGCCGCGGACTCCGAGATCGCGGAATTCTGCGAACGGAACTTCGGTGTGACCTTTCCACTCAGCACCAAAGCCGACGTCCGCGGCAAAAACCAGCACCCTCTCTACGCGGAACTGACGAAATTCAAAAACGGCTTCCTGCCGGGGCTGGTGAAGTGGAACTTCGAGAAATTCCTTGTGAACCGTGAGGGCGCAGTGGTTTCCCGGTTTGCTCCTACCGTCGGTCCGGATTCGCCCGAAGTACTGGAAGCCGTTCGCTCGGCCCTTAGCTGA
- a CDS encoding M23 family metallopeptidase: MCLSLAVLSFGVQGLAGSGTAGLPARVLASGVVGPGTLAADGGGIPAVSAVGALAATSFTADALALLAYNRSSVLTTPRDGVAVQLNVASAGLKRPAGGFLMAPLESLHESSPFGQRISPISGAPGEFHWGQDYSAPCGTRVYSADAGVVRAVGWHPWGGGNRVEIDHGNGLVTTYNHLEGIAVKKGDSVRVGQVIARVGTTGSSTGCHLHFETILNGSHKNPHEWILLPTVQTDQLGALVMTSYAPNAGLPSNTSLGWAIPGSRDRSGESGAQAAPATVMPQLPNLIATPTTSIATPTTSIATPTTSIATPPAPTPPTTTPTTPPVTTPPAPAPPTTPPTMTPPTTPPVTTPPAPTPPTTTPTTPPVTTPPAPAPPTTPPTMTPPTTPPAPTPTATPTTPPTVTPAPTPPTMTPPTTPPTTPPAPTPPTVPPTTPATATPTPTPTVTPASTPTPTPTTEPTPLTAPRVPVPSLPPGP; this comes from the coding sequence TTGTGCCTCTCCCTTGCGGTGCTGAGTTTCGGAGTCCAGGGGCTCGCGGGCAGCGGAACTGCCGGATTGCCGGCCCGAGTGCTGGCCTCCGGCGTCGTAGGTCCGGGCACCCTGGCGGCGGACGGTGGAGGCATCCCCGCCGTTTCGGCTGTTGGCGCCTTGGCCGCCACATCATTCACCGCCGACGCACTGGCGCTTCTGGCCTACAACCGGTCAAGCGTCCTGACGACGCCCAGGGACGGCGTAGCCGTGCAGCTCAACGTTGCATCTGCCGGATTGAAACGGCCCGCAGGAGGCTTCCTGATGGCTCCCCTCGAATCCCTCCACGAGTCCTCTCCCTTTGGGCAGCGAATCAGCCCCATCTCGGGAGCGCCCGGCGAATTCCACTGGGGCCAGGACTACTCGGCGCCATGCGGTACCCGGGTCTATTCCGCCGACGCCGGAGTGGTGCGGGCAGTCGGCTGGCACCCCTGGGGTGGCGGAAACCGTGTGGAAATCGATCACGGCAACGGCCTCGTGACCACCTACAACCACCTTGAGGGGATCGCCGTCAAAAAGGGCGACTCGGTTCGGGTTGGCCAGGTCATTGCGAGGGTGGGAACCACCGGGTCCTCCACCGGCTGCCATCTGCATTTTGAGACCATCCTCAACGGCTCCCACAAAAACCCCCATGAATGGATCCTCCTACCGACGGTGCAGACGGACCAGCTTGGCGCCCTGGTGATGACCAGCTACGCGCCCAATGCCGGACTGCCGTCGAATACTTCACTTGGCTGGGCGATCCCGGGTTCCCGCGACCGGAGCGGCGAGTCCGGCGCCCAAGCAGCACCCGCAACGGTGATGCCGCAACTGCCAAACCTCATCGCGACGCCGACGACGTCCATCGCGACGCCGACGACGTCCATCGCGACGCCGACGACGTCCATCGCGACGCCGCCCGCGCCCACACCGCCCACCACGACGCCGACGACCCCGCCCGTGACGACCCCGCCCGCGCCCGCACCGCCCACCACACCGCCCACCATGACGCCGCCAACGACCCCGCCCGTGACGACCCCGCCCGCGCCCACACCGCCCACCACGACGCCGACGACCCCGCCCGTGACGACCCCGCCCGCGCCCGCACCGCCCACCACACCGCCCACCATGACGCCGCCAACGACCCCGCCCGCGCCCACACCAACCGCGACGCCGACGACCCCACCGACCGTGACGCCCGCGCCCACACCGCCCACCATGACGCCGCCAACGACCCCGCCAACGACCCCGCCCGCGCCCACACCGCCCACCGTGCCGCCAACGACGCCGGCCACCGCGACGCCGACGCCCACACCCACAGTGACCCCCGCCTCCACCCCTACCCCTACCCCGACGACCGAGCCCACGCCGCTGACTGCGCCGCGGGTACCCGTCCCGTCGCTGCCTCCGGGGCCGTAG
- a CDS encoding serine protease inhibitor, with translation MTHNHHEIDLTVRLTEAPGAPEHVFQLSASDGVLAAGCTLPDATAALAAVTQHGEDMFFPRPGPPKLCTQQYGGPQLAVVTGWFLGREVTSQFSRTDGCEIARWRAMAPLLGGVAGSTGAI, from the coding sequence ATGACCCACAATCACCACGAGATCGATCTCACCGTTCGACTGACCGAGGCACCGGGCGCCCCGGAACACGTTTTTCAGCTGTCGGCAAGCGACGGCGTCCTCGCGGCGGGATGTACCCTGCCGGATGCCACCGCCGCCCTCGCTGCCGTCACACAGCATGGGGAGGACATGTTCTTCCCCCGGCCCGGTCCGCCGAAATTGTGCACCCAGCAGTACGGCGGTCCGCAGCTGGCCGTGGTCACCGGGTGGTTCCTGGGCCGGGAAGTCACCAGCCAGTTCAGCCGCACGGACGGTTGCGAGATCGCCCGCTGGCGGGCCATGGCGCCGCTGCTGGGCGGAGTGGCGGGTTCCACCGGCGCGATCTAG
- the recR gene encoding recombination mediator RecR → MYEGAVQELIDELGRLPGVGPKSAQRLAFHILEADPQDMKRLADAIITVKERVKFCTVCGNVTEQELCNICRDPRRDPSIICVVEESKDVLAVERTRSFRGRYHVLGGAINPIAGVGPEQLRIRELLTRLNDGAIQEVIIATDPNLEGEATATYLARMLKSIGIAVTRLASGLPVGGDLEYADEVTLGRAFEGRRNALS, encoded by the coding sequence GTGTACGAAGGTGCAGTTCAAGAGCTGATCGACGAGCTCGGACGGCTTCCCGGCGTCGGGCCCAAGTCCGCCCAGCGGCTGGCTTTCCACATCCTTGAAGCCGACCCGCAGGACATGAAGCGGCTGGCCGATGCCATCATCACTGTCAAAGAGCGGGTGAAATTCTGCACCGTCTGCGGGAACGTCACGGAGCAGGAACTCTGCAACATCTGCCGGGACCCGCGCCGGGACCCCTCGATCATCTGCGTCGTTGAAGAATCCAAAGACGTCCTTGCCGTCGAACGCACCCGATCTTTCCGCGGCCGTTACCACGTGCTTGGAGGGGCCATCAACCCCATCGCCGGTGTTGGCCCCGAGCAGCTCCGGATCCGTGAGCTGCTCACCCGGCTCAACGACGGGGCCATCCAGGAAGTCATCATTGCCACCGACCCCAATCTGGAGGGCGAGGCAACGGCTACCTACCTGGCCCGTATGCTCAAGTCGATCGGGATCGCCGTCACCAGGCTGGCGTCGGGACTGCCCGTGGGCGGCGACCTCGAATACGCCGATGAGGTCACGCTGGGCCGTGCGTTCGAGGGCCGCCGCAACGCTCTGAGCTAG
- a CDS encoding oxygenase MpaB family protein, translated as MRNVLREWQAELKQTFSGSRDEVPEWVPRLAEGNDPGYHLPGSAVWAVHGDMTPIVAGIRALLMQALHPGALAGVHDHSRFREDPLGRLAGTIRWIFTVTYGSTTAARAASDWVLRLHGSVRGEYVDGHGVARSYAADDPELLRWVHIAFTDAFLSTHKIWGRPIPGGPDAYVREWAQAGELMGVQSPPLSEAAMRRQLDHWYEAGELRSDGRVAETVAFIRNPPLHPVLRPGYRVLFAAAVVSLEPKYRDLLGLRTARLGPFPLPVRLATKVTLSIVHLALGRVGPSEQAARNRLRRLGYRA; from the coding sequence ATGCGCAATGTCCTCAGGGAATGGCAGGCCGAACTAAAGCAAACGTTTTCCGGGTCCCGGGACGAGGTCCCGGAATGGGTGCCCCGTCTTGCGGAAGGCAACGACCCCGGCTACCACCTGCCAGGCTCGGCAGTCTGGGCCGTGCATGGGGACATGACACCGATTGTGGCGGGCATTCGGGCGCTGCTTATGCAGGCGCTCCATCCCGGCGCGTTGGCTGGCGTCCACGACCACTCCCGTTTCCGCGAGGATCCACTGGGCCGGCTTGCGGGGACGATCCGCTGGATCTTTACGGTTACCTACGGGTCAACCACCGCGGCCCGCGCTGCCTCCGACTGGGTGCTGCGGCTCCACGGATCGGTGCGCGGGGAATACGTGGACGGTCACGGCGTCGCGCGCAGCTACGCGGCTGATGATCCGGAATTGCTTCGCTGGGTGCATATCGCCTTCACCGACGCTTTCCTCTCGACGCACAAGATCTGGGGCCGGCCGATTCCTGGCGGTCCCGACGCCTACGTGCGTGAGTGGGCACAGGCCGGTGAACTGATGGGGGTGCAGTCGCCGCCGCTCAGCGAGGCGGCTATGCGCCGGCAATTGGACCACTGGTATGAAGCCGGCGAGCTCCGCTCCGACGGAAGGGTTGCCGAGACCGTGGCGTTCATCCGCAACCCGCCGCTCCACCCCGTGCTCAGACCGGGCTACCGGGTGCTGTTCGCAGCGGCCGTGGTCAGCCTCGAGCCCAAGTACCGGGACTTGCTGGGCCTGCGCACCGCCCGGCTGGGGCCCTTCCCGCTGCCGGTGCGGCTGGCGACGAAGGTTACGCTCAGCATCGTCCATCTCGCTTTGGGCCGGGTGGGCCCGAGTGAACAGGCTGCCCGGAATCGACTCCGCAGGCTGGGCTACCGGGCCTGA